TGCAGGTTGTTGCGGCGGCGGGTGCATACTAAATGGCTTTTTAGGGCGCGTTAGTAGGTATCCGATTTTTTATTTGTTTGGGTTGGTGCATACTAAAAGCGCTTGGCGACCTGTTTAGTATGCATCAAATTGATTGCGGGCGGCTAACTGGAGGGGAAAATCCTTAAATTACAACTTCCAAACTCGCCGCCATACCTACTAAATCCTTTGCGAGGGGTGTTTAGTATGCATACACATTTTTCGGTGCGGAAAGAGGTACCTACTAAATAATGGTTTTTAACTGTTTAGTAGGTATGCACTATGAAAAAGGCTCAAAAATGTTGCGGATAAGTGCGGGAGTTTGCGGGTTACCGCAGGTTGATTTCGGGTTACCGCAGGGAATGGCGGGTTACTGCGGGAGGTTGCGTCGACGGCGGTCTGGTCCGTAGGGATGAACTTGGCGCATTTCGTCAATGAGGGTTTCTGTATCCAGCAGGTAGGTTTTAACCAGATGGTGGTGGGTGGAGTGAGTGCCCTGCCAGAAAGCAAGCGCGGTTCCTGTCAGTAAGCCCGCAAGAACCATCGCGATAAGAAGCTCCATCAAGGTAAAGCCTCTGGCTGCATTTGATTTCAAGAGGAGATCCGCCCGCGGGTTTATTTGCATGTCAGCAGCCTCCGGAGGGTTACATCATGAG
This is a stretch of genomic DNA from Fibrobacter sp. UWEL. It encodes these proteins:
- a CDS encoding PilW family protein; its protein translation is MQINPRADLLLKSNAARGFTLMELLIAMVLAGLLTGTALAFWQGTHSTHHHLVKTYLLDTETLIDEMRQVHPYGPDRRRRNLPQ